A genome region from Hevea brasiliensis isolate MT/VB/25A 57/8 chromosome 9, ASM3005281v1, whole genome shotgun sequence includes the following:
- the LOC131183147 gene encoding protein trichome birefringence-like 43 has translation ICSILLTTIHPSSPTLCLTGALAMEATVIMLLVLSVVNHVDGDEQLPKVSGIANSGCDVFEGSWVHDESYPLYDTSQCPFIEKEFDCLKNGRPDRDYLKYRWQPTADCTFPRFNGRNFLSKVKRKRIMFIGDSLSLNQWQSLTCMLHVAVPNASYTSVRTGGLSTFIFPEYKTKVMFSRNAFLVDTVNTSKGAVLKLDSIEGGKLWKGIDVLIFNTWHWWLHTGRKQPWNFIQEGNNVYQDMDRLVAYEKALNTWAKWVDTNVQPAKTMVFFQGVSPDHNNGSDWGEDKARYCEGQKQPVSGPNYPAGPHPAELVVEKVLRGIQKPVYLLNVTALSQLRKDGHPSVYGHGGHNDMDCSHWCLPGVPDTWNQLLYALLLQFYN, from the exons atatgtaGCATTCTGCTTACTACCATACACCCATCTTCTCCCACGCTCTGCCTAACGGGAGCTTTAGCCATGGAAGCAACAGTAATAATGCTGCTGGTGCTTTCAGTAGTGAACCATGTTGATGGCGATGAACAGTTGCCGAAGGTATCAGGAATCGCAAACAGTGGGTGTGAtgtgtttgaaggaagttgggttCATGATGAATCATATCCTCTCTATGATACTTCACAATGTCCCTTCATAGAAAAGGAGTTTGATTGCCTGAAAAATGGTAGACCAGACAGAGACTATCTCAAATACAGATGGCAGCCCACTGCAGACTGCACCTTTCCAAG ATTCAACGGCAGAAATTTCTTATCAAAAGTGAAACGGAAAAGAATAATGTTCATAGGAGATTCATTAAGTTTGAACCAATGGCAATCGCTCACGTGTATGCTTCATGTAGCTGTTCCTAATGCTAGCTATACCTCCGTGAGGACCGGAGGCCTCTCCACCTTCATATTCCCG GAATACAAAACAAAAGTGATGTTTTCACGCAATGCATTTCTAGTAGACACAGTGAATACAAGTAAAGGTGCTGTTCTGAAACTGGATTCCATTGAAGGTGGAAAGTTATGGAAAGGAATTGATGTTTTGATATTCAATACTTGGCATTGGTGGCTTCACACTGGAAGAAAACAACC ATGGAATTTTATCCAAGAGGGGAACAATGTGTACCAAGACATGGATCGATTGGTAGCATATGAGAAGGCTTTGAATACTTGGGCTAAATGGGTTGACACCAATGTACAACCTGCAAAAACCATGGTCTTCTTCCAAGGAGTTTCACCCGATCATAACAA TGGAAGTGACTGGGGGGAGGACAAAGCAAGGTACTGCGAGGGGCAAAAGCAGCCAGTCTCAGGGCCAAATTATCCGGCGGGTCCCCACCCAGCAGAGCTCGTTGTAGAGAAAGTATTGCGAGGTATACAAAAGCCAGTGTACTTGCTTAACGTCACTGCCCTTTCACAGCTAAGAAAAGATGGCCATCCCTCCGTCTATGGCCATGGAGGCCACAACGATATGGATTGCAGCCATTGGTGTCTACCTGGTGTTCCTGATACTTGGAATCAACTTCTATATGCACTTCTCCTTCAATTTTATAACTAA
- the LOC131183146 gene encoding probable LRR receptor-like serine/threonine-protein kinase At3g47570 encodes MELSFLSKIQIIDLRQNNLTGTIPPSMGNLSSLQAIYASDNNLFGSLPHSLGQLMNLTRWDLSTNGFSGTIPPSIFNLSSIVLFDVAYNQFEGSLPSEIGNTFPNIKALSFSFNNFTGSIPISISNASNIVTLQLASNKLTGKVPSVGNLHKLKGFSVSKNYLGSGEDDDLSFLPSLTNATDLVRIGIEENNFGGRLPQQICNFSRNLLQIYFHDNQIYGKIPSEIENLISLTIFQLNGNKLSGNIPSNIGKLRNLRILYLFTNNFSGYIPSSLGNLTELLQFSLRENNLHGNIPSSLGKCQKLLAFELSFNNLSGTIPPQLMSLSSLSVLVDLSYNHLNGDLPIEVGKLGSLGVLDVSNNMLSGKIPESLGSCNSLEELHMDGNFFQGPIPSSFESLRGLRVLDLSRNNLSGKIAEFLQDFKLLAKLNLSYNDFEGEVPLNGVFKNARATWIKGNNKLCGGIPEFHLPICTFDHKPKKRMKTIVISIISPLLGVTLVFACFILYRSRKKRRDNNRSSSYENTLLKVSYHSLLRATNEFSSANLIGAGSFGSAYKGILDEEGRAIPIAVKVFNLQRRGASRSFMAECEALRNIRHRNLVKVLTACSSIDHHGNDFKALVYEFMTNGSLEEWLHPTPTPDEGAKTLNLLQRINIAIDIASAIEYLHLHCETPIIHCDLKPSNILLDDEMIGRVSDFGLAKFFSEETLQNKSSSFGVRGTIGYTPPEYGAGCEISTYGDVYGYGIILLEMFTAKRPTDSIFMEGLNLHNFVKIALPERVSDIVDPILLEGSSMTLGNSISNHNHNFSSIQNNIILECLISIFEIGISCSVELPRERMNINDVVAQLSSTKKKLLKARVH; translated from the exons ATGGAGCTTAGCTTCTTGTCCAAGATTCAAATCATTGATCTGCGACAAAACAATCTGACAGGAACCATACCTCCCTCTATGGGGAACTTGTCATCCCTTCAAGCAATCTATGCCAGTGATAACAATTTGTTTGGGAGTCTTCCTCATTCTCTAGGCCAATTAATGAATCTTACTAGATGGGATCTATCCACAAATGGGTTTTCAGGTACCATCCCACCATCCATCTTCAATCTTTCTTCGATTGTGCTTTTTGATGTAGCTTATAATCAGTttgaaggtagccttccctctgaGATAGGCAATACTTTtccaaatattaaagctctttccTTCTCCTTCAATAACTTCACGGGTTCAATTCCTATTTCGATATCCAATGCTTCAAACATAGTCACACTTCAGCTAGCTAGTAATAAGCTTACTGGGAAAGTGCCTTCCGTGGGAAACCTACACAAGCTCAAAGGGTTTTCTGTTTCAAAAAACTACCTGGGTAGTGGCGAAGATGATGACCTGAGTTTTCTCCCATCCTTGACAAACGCCACAGATTTAGTAAGAATAGGAATAGAGGAGAACAATTTTGGAGGGAGGTTACCTCAACAAATCTGCAACTTCTCAAGAAACCTCTTACAAATATATTTCCATGACAATCAAATATATGGAAAAATCCCCAGTGAAATTGAGAACCTCATCAGCTTGACAATTTTCCAATTAAATGGTAACAAACTTTCAGGCAATATTCCTTCTAATATCGGAAAGCTTCGAAACCTCAGGATATTGTATCTTTTTACCAACAATTTCTCAGGCTACATTCCATCATCTTTAGGAAACCTGACCGAGTTGCTTCAATTCAGCTTGAGAGAAAATAATCTTCATGGGAATATCCCTTCCAGCCTAGGGAAATGCCAAAAACTGCTAGCTTTCGAGCTTTCTTTCAACAATCTTAGTGGTACCATACCCCCACAACTTATGAGTCTCTCCTCTTTATCTGTGCTTGTTGATTTGTCTTATAACCATTTGAATGGTGATCTTCCCATAGAAGTTGGAAAGTTGGGTAGCTTGGGGGTTTTGGATGTTTCTAATAATATGTTGTCGGGTAAGATTCCTGAAAGTCTAGGAAGTTGCAATAGTTTAGAAGAGTTGCACATGGATGGAAACTTTTTCCAAGGGCCCATTCCTTCATCCTTTGAATCATTGAGGGGTCTTCGAGTATTAGATCTTTCCCGTAACAATTTGTCTGGCAAAATTGCAGAGTTTCTGCAAGATTTTAAGTTATTGGCAAAGTTAAATCTATCATACAATGATTTTGAAGGTGAAGTGCCACTAAACGGAGTTTTCAAGAATGCAAGGGCAACATGGATCAAGGGAAATAATAAACTTTGTGGTGGGATTCCTGAATTTCATCTACCTATATGCACTTTTGATCATAAGCCGAAGAAGAGAATGAAGACAATAGTGATTTCCATAATCTCTCCACTTCTTGGAGTAACACTTGTATTTGCATGTTTCATTCTTTATCGatcaagaaagaaaagaagagacaATAATAGATCAAGCTCTTATGAGAATACACTTTTGAAGGTGTCTTATCATAGTCTCCTAAGAGCAACAAATGAATTCTCttcagcaaatttaattggtgcaGGTAGCTTTGGCTCTGCGTATAAAGGAATTCTTGATGAAGAGGGAAGAGCTATTCCTATTGCTGTCAAGGTATTTAACCTTCAGCGTCGAGGTGCTTCTAGGAGTTTCATGGCTGAATGTGAAGCATTGAGGAACATCAGACATCGAAATCTTGTCAAGGTATTAACAGCATGCTCAAGCATTGACCATCATGGCAATGATTTCAAGGCTTTGGTTTATGAATTCATGACCAATGGAAGTTTGGAGGAATGGTTGCATCCTACTCCCACGCCAGATGAAGGAGCAAAAACTTTGAATCTTCTTCAGAGAATAAACATTGCAATTGATATTGCCTCTGCAATAGAGTATCTCCATCTTCACTGTGAAACACCAATAATTCATTGTGATCTCAAGCCAAGTAACATTCTCCTTGATGATGAAATGATTGGGCGTGTAAGTGATTTTGGGTTAGCAAAGTTCTTTTCTGAGGAAACCCTTCAAAACAAGTCAAGTTCTTTCGGTGTAAGAGGAACAATCGGTTATACTCCTCCAG AGTATGGCGCGGGATGCGAAATATCAACTTACGGTGATGTATATGGTTATGGCATAATCTTATTGGAAATGTTCACAGCGAAGAGACCTACTGATAGCATATTTATGGAAGGTTTGAACCTTCATAATTTCGTCAAAATAGCTTTACCTGAAAGAGTCTCAGATATTGTAGATCCAATTCTTCTTGAAGGAAGTTCCATGACCCTAGGCAACTCAATTTCAAACCATAATCACAATTTTAGTAGCATTCAGAATAACATAATTCTTGAGTGCTTGATTTCAATATTTGAAATTGGAATATCTTGTTCTGTTGAGTTACCAAGAGAACGAATGAATATCAATGATGTTGTTGCTCAACTTAGTTCAACAAAAAAGAAACTTCTTAAAGCTCGAGTGCATTAA